The genomic window TTCTCTTAGGACTTCTTCCTGTTCGTCCTCGGATATCTCCTCACCTATTTCACCCTTGTGGAGTGCGACGGCTTCATCGAGGTTTTCGAGAGCCTCCTCACGTGTCTCCCCCTGAGATGCGACGCCCTCGTCCTCGTCGACAGCCGTCCATAGTTCGGTTTCCTCGTCCTGGGTGAGTCTGATAGTGCGTCTCACCCGTGTTTCTGTACTCATTCTACCACGTCCCCGAACCCATCTCATCCGGATTCGTGTCAGTACGGGTTCGCTCTACCATCCAGACAAGTGAGTTACCAACCTTCTTACTAGTGACACGGCTCTGATCTTTGAGCTTACGTAATCGGTAGTCGGCTGACTGTCTTTTCACGCCGACTGACTCAGCCACTTCAGAGGTTCCCGCCGGTTGGTTTTCACAGACTGCTTCGAGGTATTCGTCATCGGAGTGTTTCTTCGATATCTCGCCTGTCTTTTCACGTCCGTGTATCTCGCCTCTTCCCATGTCTAATAAAATAAAAGACACCGCTCAACTTAACCCTTTGCTCCAGAACAAAGGAGTAAAAAGCCAGTCCGACTCTTAAGTCTACATATACCCGAGGTCGCGGAGACGCTCCATCAGGTCTTCCTTGTCCTGTGCACGTCCGGCTCTCTCGGTCGTCTCGTCGAGGTTCTGTAGCCAAGCGG from Candidatus Afararchaeum irisae includes these protein-coding regions:
- a CDS encoding type II toxin-antitoxin system HicB family antitoxin — its product is MSTETRVRRTIRLTQDEETELWTAVDEDEGVASQGETREEALENLDEAVALHKGEIGEEISEDEQEEVLRELGIEPDELDGDREPPEFMK